TGTATTCTAAAGTTTTAGTTGTTTTCAACTGGTCCTTATCAGCCTTACtgctggaaataaaattttttcaacCTGTTCTGTAACAATTTACAGTATCCATTGATCCCTCCCTGATCCAGAGGCATTAGCGTGAGAACACACTTAGGAACTAGGCTGGCCTGAGATCAAGTCTCAGGCCCACTACCACTGTAACTTTGGTAGCATATTTACAcaccgtgcctcagtttcctcaaaggGTTGGTGTGAGATTCTAACATGGTAATACATAAACAGCACTTACAACAGGGACTGGCCCTGGTAAGgatgagatttctttttattatctgaaaaagttgtaatgaacaaaatatatctCAACCAATGGGGTGAGATGGGGACAAATACCCCCAGTCCTTAGACATCCTGGCTCAGTGTACCACGTTGTAACCCACACCCTGTGCTTATGTTGACAGACAGAAATCAACTATGAGCTATTCATTGGACAGCAGGCCCTGCTGCCATCACAGACGGGTCCCAGGTGCAGGGCAGGATGCTGGCAAACGCTGATCGGAGAAATGTCACCATCACACAAGCCTGAGTGGACACACAGACCTTTTACCATTAAGAAATCTGAAAGCAGGCATAAATGTAAGCAAACacgatttttaattttttatttttatggtggaCAGTAATCGTTTGCCCCAACAGCCATCTGAAGCCAATAGTCCTGATTATTAAAAATCACAAAGTTATATAAATGTTCTCCTCCTTTTCGAAAaccatgttcatttttttcccaagaaacAGGGCTGTCTGCAAAGCCTTGAACGGACAATGTAACCCACGGAGCTAACTTCGGTTCATCAAAGTAGTGACTGAAAAAAAGGTAATTGTTTGTTAAACAGAGTTTTAAAAGAGAGGAATGTCTGCATttgtaaaaaaatttattcaggATAAGGAGCGTTTCTGATATTCTAATAAAGCTTAGATCTTAGCTTTAATTTATGAAAATCAAGACGTGTGTGGTAAGTTCCTGATGTCACACTGTGAATTCCATAAGGATTAACTAATATacaacacacaaaacaaacctcAGCTGTTCCCACCCTCATTCTGGGAGGTCTTTAAGACAAAAagaacccaaaacaaaaaaccccacaggtGTTTAAGGACAGTGTCCCTCCTATTAAGAGTACTGTTCTCAGAGTCTCAGTTAACTGAAACGTTGCAGGATAATTCACCAGATTTCTAATACCCAGCCTTCCTATCGAAGAAAATCAAAGTACCAAACCGATAAATGTGAAAAAGGATGTTgggtttaaaaaggaaaatcttcaagaCGTAAATCTgacattttaaaagggaagatTGAGAAGATATGCTTACTAAATAGGATTATACTCAATGTATGGTCTTTTTGCAATAGGAGATTTGAGTTTCCTttcaatgtacattttatttatatactacCTCCCAAAATGAAAAAATCTATATTATTCTACATACTGTTCTATAGAGCACTGATGAGCGATATAAAAGGTAAGGAGTTCTCACCAGAGATGTTCCAATAGGAGACAGATCTTCTCTGGAAGTATGAAGCCAGTGATTGTACACAAATAAGCTTTTGCCACCAGTGTGCTTGGCTCAGGACAGCAATAGGTTGATATGAAATTATTAGGATCATTAtttctgtcaccaaaaaaaaaaaaaaagggagagataaTACACTTATATCCATCACATGATCACTTCCAAAGTATTAAACTCCTATTAAAAACAAGCAGCAGGCCAGAGCCCTAGAAGACACAGCGAGTTCAGATACCCACAGGTCGACGTTACTGAAGACGGCGCCCAGCCAGTCGAACAGCTCCAGAGCCCGGCAGGACACCTCTGGCGTTCCCTCCAGCTCTCTGCTCTGCAGCACTGGGCACTGGAGATCTCTCAACGTGCTCAGTGCTACTTTTGGCTGATGCTCCTGAATTTGGTACTTGGAAAAATATGACATCATTGTTGATTCTTCTGAACCTTAAAAACACACCACACAAGGCCACTTGAATCCATTTGACCATCGTAAGCAAGTTTAGTGATCCCTGAACCCGCCCATTCCCATTTGAGTGGTAAGATTAAGATGGAAGCTGTGCAGAGCTGCATTcaaattaaaatcatttaaagcTGCTTTCAGCTCCTTTTGCTCAAGTTCTGTAAACGTTCATCTTTTTTCACACTTTTCCTGGAAAAGCACTATAGTTTCTGATCAGACCCAAACTAGTTTCACCATTTGTgctaataaaaaaatttcaacttcaCACTTAAAACCAAAAGCATTCCTGATGTATGAATAATATTAGTGAACTCCGGAGAGAAGGAGCTTATCTGCACAACctctattaaagaaaagaaaaagaagagaaactgaATGGTGATTGAACCTCATCCCAGCTTGACTCTGAAAAACCAATAAAATCCAGCGTATCTTTTCAGGGATGTTTGTGTAGCCAATGGCCTTGGAAGACAGAAATAGTACTCCCTCCACAGCAAAGGGCAGGCCTGCTTACTGCCCAGTATAATAGAAATAACGtcaccctccctctctccaggCAGAGATCAGCAGGCTTACTGCCCTGACAAAGGACTGGAGTTCTTAAACTCCAGGTTCCTCTCCTGTAACGCAACCTACTGCATGTGCCAGCATCGCTTGGTGTCACTCTGGCAAATGGGACTTGGTGAACTGGTGCAAATGGTGATAtttggtgtgatggttaattttaggtgtcaacctGACTGAAGGGTCATCTGGAtggctggtaaagcattatttctaggTGTGTCTGTCAGGGTGTTTCTGGAGGAGACTGGCGGGTGAGTGGGTAGAGtgggaagatctgccctcactGTGGGCAGCACCATCTACCCGGCTGGGGCCCCAggtagaacaaaaaggcagaggaaaagtGAATTCGCTGTCCCTTGGAGCTGGGACTCCCTTCTTCCCCTGCCCTTGGACAGCAGAACTCCAAGTTCTacagcctttggactctggggCTTGCACCAGCAGATCCACAGGTTGTCAGGCTTTGGCCTTGGACTGAGACTTATACCATCTTCTTTCCTGATTCTCAGCCTTGATAtttggactgagccatgctaccagCATCCCTGGGTCTCCCACTTGCAGACAGCCTGTCATGGGACTCTTCAGCCTCCGTAAGTGCATGATCAATTTCCCTAATAAATCTCCtctcatccatccatgcatccatgcatgcatccatccacgcatccatgcatgcatgcatccatccatccatccaacgatccatccatccatccatccatctatcctacTGGTCCTTTCtccctggagaaccctaatatatTCTGGCTACTACCACTCCTCTGAGGAATTCAGTCCTGTGTCTCTGACCCAGGGCTTATGTGTCTTCTGCGAGCATCCCTGAGACTGCGGCAGGCTACCTTGTTAGCCTGCAAGTATGAGGAAATCTCAGACCTTTCACAGTCCTGACAAATCCTTAAAATAGTTAGGAGCTTTAGGAACAGGGAGCTCTCCAGAATCCAATGTCTGGATGATCTGCATAGAAGACTTCACGCAACTGAAACTTCAGTAAGCCTTTCTGCCCTCTTTTCTATCTACCATATATGGAAGGAGAGGCACCAAAGGCCAGACCTAGGACTCATGGGAGCAACTTGGAGCACCCAGTGACCAGACATTTCCCACAAGGAGCAGACAGATGGGGCTATTTCTAAAACAGACCACCATGCTTCCTATCCTCCAAAAGAGAGTACTACACCGTAATTCCTGATGACTTGATCCATTATTATCTGGGCCAAAGATACACTTCTAAAAGGAGAAACATACATGGCTGTTTTAGGCAGATTACGCTGTGTGGTGAACAGCAAACTTTGAACTAAATTTAGTGTCCTAATCAATTAAAAGTTATAACAAATTAATCTGACATTTAATGGTAGGCCTGAGTCAGTACCCTGTGATAATAAATAAGCAGATTGTGTATATAACTATAATTGGtgctacttaaaaatattatagtcAAGGCTGTTCAAGGTAAGctggagagaagaaaggggagaaatagataaaatttagCTGCTCTGAAGCCACTATGAAGATCTCTGGATCTACATATAACCCAATGAGACTCAGGCAGAAAGGCCTGCATGCCTAGATGATCCTGAACTATGGTTTTCAGAGATGTCAGAAGGGCTAGTTtccttaataatatttttatatatacgtatacaatATTCCTTGACTATAAGAGTGAATCACCATTCAATCCTCCATTACTCCTCTTATAATTAACAATTACTTTCAAAATCACTGTATCATTACATAATTTATTCTTCATACCTGTATTATGCCAAgccaaaagaaaatcaaatttcaatGGCTTCTTTTCTTTGAAGGACCAAGATATTCTTTCATACTTCTTAGAATCCAAGTTTAAGGATAATTCCATCAAATCAATggaaacaactttaaaaatgaaaaaaagaatatatatttcattcataTATGTACAGCTTCTACTATGGAAAaagtgttacatttttaaaaactagaattttgggaaattttatggatagtaaaattattttattcttcttccaCTCCCTTTCGTTTGCCAAATAAATAAGATCCCTTTGGTGGGCACTTCTTAACCTTGAGAGCtaataaaaacagacattttcAATTTACATGTTTCCTAGGTCAAAGACCAAGGGCAGAGGAACTTGAGAGGTCAGGTTTAATCTACTTATGGATGTGGCAGCCTTAGCTATTAATGTTCCAGCCAGACGCTGTCAGCAAAACATCTCTTCACTCATGGCTGAATTTCTACTAGTAATCAGAAAGACTTGGGGAAATCAAAGGAAATTCTTTATTAAGAGTAAGTTGTAGACTCCTATCTTGGGTTCagtactttgaattttttttttttttgagatggactctcactttgttgccaggctgaagtgcagtggcgcgatcttggctcactgcaacctccgcctcctgggttcaagcgattctcctgcctcagccttccgagtagttaggattaccggcacgtgccaccacacccacctaatttttgtattttttaacagagacggggtttcgccatgttggtcaagatggtctcaa
The nucleotide sequence above comes from Nomascus leucogenys isolate Asia chromosome 8, Asia_NLE_v1, whole genome shotgun sequence. Encoded proteins:
- the RPP40 gene encoding ribonuclease P protein subunit p40 isoform X1, with amino-acid sequence MATLRRLREAPRHLLVCEKSNFGNHKSRHRHLVQTHYYNYRVSFLIPECGILSEELKNLVMHTGPYYFVKNLPLHELITPEFLSTFIKKGSCYALTYNTNIDEDNTAALLPNGKLILSLDKDTYEETGLQGRPSQFSGRKIMKFIVSIDLMELSLNLDSKKYERISWSFKEKKPLKFDFLLAWHNTGSEESTMMSYFSKYQIQEHQPKVALSTLRDLQCPVLQSRELEGTPEVSCRALELFDWLGAVFSNVDLNNDPNNFISTYCCPEPSTLVAKAYLCTITGFILPEKICLLLEHLCHYFDEPKLAPWVTLSVQGFADSPVSWEKNEHGFRKGGEHLYNFVIFNNQDYWLQMAVGANDYCPP
- the RPP40 gene encoding ribonuclease P protein subunit p40 isoform X2 encodes the protein MHTGPYYFVKNLPLHELITPEFLSTFIKKGSCYALTYNTNIDEDNTAALLPNGKLILSLDKDTYEETGLQGRPSQFSGRKIMKFIVSIDLMELSLNLDSKKYERISWSFKEKKPLKFDFLLAWHNTGSEESTMMSYFSKYQIQEHQPKVALSTLRDLQCPVLQSRELEGTPEVSCRALELFDWLGAVFSNVDLNNDPNNFISTYCCPEPSTLVAKAYLCTITGFILPEKICLLLEHLCHYFDEPKLAPWVTLSVQGFADSPVSWEKNEHGFRKGGEHLYNFVIFNNQDYWLQMAVGANDYCPP